A single region of the Erythrobacter sp. genome encodes:
- a CDS encoding DNA translocase FtsK 4TM domain-containing protein, giving the protein MTTRKSDAEWREGLRRSLRRAAQMTGAGLLFAGLVFLTLALVSYTQTDPSVSTAAAPGSVSNWMGASGALVADAVLLAFGLTAYLLLPLLYVSARRLWRDVEVTDESEERTRWWRPAALLLLAMVLLGTVLSLAFDRPTDSLPAQLGGIAGLLGAGAVEALAVRVAGDAAGWVTLGLAIACLAVATALLTRIFAIDWRMLLSLPNFLGGASLGPAIGARLPAFLQRGESDDFEDDEDAAPAPRAKRKAAPEPRPNAKDMPEAEPRRAPQIVDPSAPPQRAPAAATRASQRDMFADFELPGLDLLADAPENAAPKLDKLALERNARLLENVLDDFNVKGEITAVRTGPVVTMYELEPAPGIKAARVVGLAEDIARNMSAVSARVSAIPGRTVMGIELPNADRQMVSLKELAACAAFVEAKGNLPIILGKDIAGEPIIADLAAMPHLLVAGTTGSGKSVGLNCILLSLLYTFTPSECRLILIDPKVLELKSYDDIPHLLSPVVTEPHKSVRALKWAVEEMERRYRMMSSINSRNINSFNDKVRAAIAKGKPLGRRVQAGFDPETGDEIYEEEQLDYEPLPQIVLIVDELADLMVTVGKEIEVLIQRLSQKSRAAGIHLIMATQRPSVDVITGVIKANLPTRISFKVTSRIDSRTILGEQGAEQLLGKGDMLYKPNTGAMVRVHGPFVSDEEVERVADFWRAQGAPQYVDAVTEEPEDGGGLMFEDELTASDNPEERKYRQACQIVIENQKASGSWLQRQMGVGYNTAAKWIERMESEGLVGPANHVGRREIFRDQDGNPI; this is encoded by the coding sequence ATGACGACCCGCAAATCCGACGCCGAATGGCGCGAAGGCCTGCGCCGCAGCCTGCGCCGCGCCGCGCAGATGACGGGCGCGGGGCTCCTGTTCGCGGGGCTGGTGTTTCTCACGCTGGCGCTGGTGAGCTACACCCAGACCGACCCGAGCGTCTCGACCGCCGCCGCGCCCGGCAGCGTGTCGAACTGGATGGGCGCGAGCGGCGCGCTGGTCGCCGACGCGGTCCTGCTCGCCTTCGGGCTGACCGCCTACCTGCTGCTGCCGCTGCTCTACGTTTCGGCGCGCCGCTTGTGGCGCGATGTCGAGGTCACGGACGAGAGCGAGGAGCGCACCCGCTGGTGGCGTCCGGCTGCGCTGCTGCTGCTTGCCATGGTGCTGCTCGGCACGGTGCTCTCGCTCGCCTTCGACCGGCCGACGGACAGCCTCCCGGCGCAGCTCGGCGGCATTGCCGGGCTGCTCGGCGCGGGGGCGGTGGAAGCTCTGGCGGTTCGCGTTGCGGGCGATGCGGCAGGCTGGGTCACGCTTGGGCTTGCGATCGCCTGCCTCGCCGTGGCGACGGCGCTGCTGACCCGGATCTTCGCGATCGACTGGCGGATGCTGCTCTCGCTGCCGAATTTCCTCGGCGGCGCCTCGCTCGGCCCGGCGATCGGCGCGCGCCTTCCCGCCTTCCTGCAGCGCGGCGAAAGCGACGACTTCGAAGACGACGAGGACGCTGCCCCCGCCCCGCGGGCGAAGCGCAAGGCCGCGCCCGAGCCGCGTCCGAATGCGAAGGATATGCCCGAGGCCGAACCGCGCCGCGCGCCTCAGATCGTCGATCCGTCCGCCCCGCCCCAGCGCGCGCCTGCCGCCGCGACCCGCGCGAGCCAGCGCGATATGTTCGCCGATTTCGAACTGCCCGGGCTCGACCTGCTCGCCGACGCGCCCGAAAACGCCGCGCCCAAGCTCGACAAGCTGGCGCTGGAGAGAAACGCGCGCCTGCTCGAGAACGTGCTCGATGATTTCAACGTCAAGGGCGAGATTACCGCGGTGCGCACCGGGCCGGTCGTCACCATGTACGAACTCGAACCCGCCCCCGGCATCAAGGCCGCGCGCGTGGTCGGGCTCGCCGAGGACATCGCCCGCAACATGAGCGCGGTCTCCGCGCGCGTTTCGGCGATTCCGGGGCGCACCGTCATGGGCATCGAACTGCCCAATGCCGACCGCCAGATGGTCTCGCTCAAGGAACTCGCCGCCTGCGCCGCCTTCGTCGAGGCCAAGGGGAACCTTCCCATCATCCTCGGCAAGGACATCGCGGGCGAGCCGATCATCGCCGACCTCGCCGCCATGCCCCACCTGCTCGTCGCGGGGACGACCGGATCGGGCAAGTCGGTGGGGCTGAACTGCATCCTCTTGTCGCTGCTCTACACCTTCACGCCGTCCGAGTGCCGGCTGATCCTGATCGATCCCAAGGTGCTGGAACTCAAGAGCTACGACGACATCCCCCACCTGCTCTCCCCGGTCGTGACCGAGCCGCACAAGTCGGTCCGCGCGCTCAAATGGGCGGTCGAGGAGATGGAGCGACGTTACCGGATGATGAGCTCGATCAATTCGAGGAACATCAACTCCTTCAACGACAAGGTCCGCGCCGCCATCGCCAAGGGCAAGCCGCTGGGCCGCCGCGTGCAGGCGGGCTTCGACCCGGAAACGGGCGACGAGATCTACGAGGAGGAACAGCTCGACTACGAACCCCTGCCGCAGATCGTCCTGATCGTCGACGAGCTCGCCGACCTCATGGTGACCGTGGGCAAGGAGATCGAGGTCCTGATCCAGCGCCTCTCCCAGAAATCGCGCGCGGCGGGCATCCACCTGATCATGGCGACGCAGCGCCCCTCGGTCGACGTCATCACCGGCGTCATCAAGGCGAACCTCCCGACCCGCATCAGCTTCAAGGTGACGAGCCGGATCGACAGCCGCACCATCCTCGGCGAACAGGGGGCGGAACAGCTGCTCGGCAAGGGCGATATGCTCTACAAGCCGAACACCGGAGCGATGGTGCGCGTCCACGGCCCCTTCGTCAGTGACGAGGAGGTCGAGCGGGTCGCGGATTTCTGGCGTGCGCAGGGCGCTCCGCAATATGTCGATGCCGTCACCGAGGAACCCGAGGACGGCGGCGGCCTGATGTTCGAGGACGAACTCACTGCGTCCGACAACCCGGAAGAACGCAAGTACCGGCAAGCCTGCCAGATCGTGATCGAGAACCAGAAAGCGTCCGGCTCGTGGCTCCAGCGCCAGATGGGCGTCGGCTACAACACGGCCGCCAAATGGATCGAGCGGATGGAGAGCGAGGGCCTCGTCGGGCCGGCCAATCACGTCGGCCGGCGCGAGATCTTCCGCGACCAGGACGGCAATCCGATCTGA
- a CDS encoding TonB-dependent receptor, translating into MLRSTFRRAARTRSVSLLALASTLAALPQAAFAQDNEAPEGDDQGNQIIVTAQKIEQRALDVPITISATSGERIEELGVTDLDELSNYIPGLNIQEQSANNPGIVIRGITSDSGSAQQGPRVTLYYNGVDISRSRGSYQAIYDLERVEVIKGPQATLFGTASAVGAISLVSAKPRAGFSGEIRGGYGNFNQTLLGGHINAGSDVLAGRIAFEWRTRDGYVTNLSANQEEDLYAQDQLGVRGSLRYTPNADVTVDLIATYDQQRNGGTPFISGTFPAFLGAPGGAANAFEDANLGGNPAGAAALGDDQLGLNREVYDVNLTAEYAFSDDWTFTTVNGYREFDSREVFDADGSAAPFLEFTENAEGWQVSHEGRFTYSGSELRASMGWNLFIEDGLQNVPFATEEGTYLQCLTTLFGAPLIPGIPCVAPDGTVPAAAVTGLATGGAFQAIPYSSVFENQGRNEAYSIFADATWIATDRLELTAGVRFLQEYRRSGFRADIPNSVLSGAPLIPGQVDTNGQTITAEEKFQAVLPRFNALYRISDDVNVFATVSKGRRSPVVQVNAAGATTIPEEVVWNYEGGVKLAAGPVSGSLGVYYQVYDDFQVSIAELDAQGNPTGAFVTASAGSAKNLGVEAEVAIDVADWLQVFGNVGFIDGGIDEDGAFSPAFSGARFRLQPEWQASGGLTIDYPISDGVRFFATPSVTHRSRIFFEVPNNPLISQGPVTLVNARAGVSFADERFEVAGFIRNAFDEDYLLDAGNTGGAFTIPTFIPAEPRFYGIQLTARFGN; encoded by the coding sequence ATGCTTCGCTCCACTTTCCGACGTGCCGCGCGCACGCGCTCCGTGTCGCTTCTCGCCCTCGCCTCGACCCTTGCCGCGCTGCCGCAGGCGGCCTTCGCGCAGGACAACGAAGCGCCCGAAGGCGACGACCAGGGCAACCAGATCATCGTCACCGCGCAGAAGATCGAACAGCGCGCGCTCGACGTGCCGATCACCATCTCGGCCACCAGCGGTGAACGGATCGAGGAACTCGGCGTCACCGATCTCGACGAGCTGTCGAATTACATCCCCGGCCTCAACATCCAGGAGCAGAGCGCCAACAACCCTGGCATCGTGATCCGCGGGATCACCTCGGACAGCGGCTCCGCCCAGCAGGGCCCGCGCGTCACGCTCTATTACAACGGCGTCGACATCTCGCGTTCGCGCGGTTCCTACCAGGCCATCTACGACCTCGAGCGGGTCGAGGTGATCAAGGGTCCGCAGGCGACCCTGTTCGGCACGGCCAGCGCCGTGGGCGCGATCAGCCTCGTCTCGGCCAAGCCCCGCGCGGGCTTCTCGGGCGAGATCCGCGGCGGCTACGGCAATTTCAACCAGACGCTGCTTGGCGGCCACATCAATGCGGGCTCGGACGTGCTCGCGGGCCGCATCGCCTTCGAATGGCGCACGCGTGACGGCTACGTCACCAATCTCAGCGCGAACCAGGAAGAAGACCTCTACGCGCAGGACCAGCTCGGCGTGCGCGGCTCGCTGCGCTACACGCCGAATGCCGACGTGACGGTGGACCTCATCGCCACCTACGACCAGCAGCGTAACGGCGGCACGCCCTTCATCTCGGGCACCTTCCCCGCCTTCCTCGGCGCGCCGGGCGGCGCGGCCAATGCCTTCGAGGACGCCAATCTCGGCGGCAACCCGGCAGGCGCGGCGGCGCTGGGCGACGACCAGCTCGGCCTCAACCGCGAAGTCTACGACGTCAACCTCACCGCCGAATACGCCTTTTCGGACGACTGGACCTTCACCACGGTCAACGGCTACCGCGAATTCGACAGCCGCGAAGTGTTCGACGCCGACGGCTCGGCCGCGCCCTTCCTCGAATTCACCGAGAACGCCGAGGGCTGGCAGGTCAGCCACGAAGGCCGCTTCACCTATTCGGGCAGCGAGCTCAGGGCGAGCATGGGCTGGAACCTGTTCATCGAGGACGGCCTCCAGAACGTGCCTTTCGCGACCGAGGAAGGCACCTATCTCCAGTGCCTCACCACGCTGTTCGGTGCGCCGCTGATCCCCGGCATCCCCTGCGTCGCGCCCGACGGCACCGTGCCCGCTGCGGCGGTGACGGGCCTCGCCACCGGCGGCGCGTTCCAGGCGATCCCTTACAGCTCCGTGTTCGAGAACCAGGGCCGCAACGAAGCCTATTCGATCTTCGCCGACGCGACCTGGATCGCGACCGACAGGCTCGAACTGACCGCGGGCGTGCGCTTCCTGCAGGAATACCGCCGCTCGGGCTTCCGCGCGGACATCCCGAACTCGGTGCTCTCCGGCGCGCCGCTGATCCCCGGGCAGGTCGACACCAACGGCCAGACCATCACCGCCGAGGAGAAATTCCAGGCCGTCCTGCCGCGCTTCAACGCGCTCTACCGCATCAGCGACGACGTCAACGTCTTCGCCACCGTGTCGAAGGGCCGCCGCTCGCCGGTGGTGCAGGTCAACGCCGCGGGCGCGACGACCATCCCCGAGGAAGTCGTGTGGAACTACGAAGGCGGGGTGAAGCTCGCCGCCGGGCCGGTCTCGGGCTCGCTCGGGGTCTATTACCAGGTCTATGACGACTTCCAGGTCTCGATCGCGGAGCTCGACGCGCAGGGCAATCCGACCGGCGCCTTCGTCACCGCGAGCGCGGGGAGCGCGAAGAATCTCGGGGTCGAGGCGGAAGTCGCGATCGACGTCGCCGACTGGCTGCAGGTGTTCGGCAATGTCGGCTTCATCGACGGCGGCATCGACGAGGACGGGGCGTTCTCTCCGGCGTTCTCGGGCGCGCGCTTCCGCCTGCAGCCGGAATGGCAGGCTTCGGGCGGTCTGACGATCGATTACCCGATCAGCGACGGGGTGCGCTTCTTCGCGACGCCCAGCGTGACGCATCGCAGCCGGATCTTCTTCGAAGTGCCGAACAACCCGCTGATCTCGCAGGGGCCGGTGACGCTGGTCAACGCGCGCGCCGGGGTCAGCTTCGCCGACGAGCGGTTCGAGGTCGCGGGCTTCATCCGCAACGCCTTCGATGAAGACTACCTGCTCGACGCGGGCAACACCGGCGGGGCGTTCACCATCCCGACCTTCATCCCGGCCGAGCCGCGCTTCTACGGCATCCAGCTGACCGCACGCTTCGGCAACTGA
- a CDS encoding thiamine phosphate synthase, whose translation MSDATSLPALWLLSDERNDAGLEGALGRLPRGSGFVYRHYHLDGPERLARFRTFARIARAREHIVILADSALTATEWGADGIYGAPRALWPRRAGLLHLATAHDLGEIGLANRLGADAVLLSPAFPTRSHPGAPCLGPARFRLLAARSKAPVIALGGMDAKGAQRLAWGRWAAIDGLS comes from the coding sequence GTGAGCGATGCAACGTCCCTTCCCGCGCTGTGGCTGCTGTCGGACGAGCGCAATGATGCAGGGCTGGAAGGCGCGCTGGGCCGCCTGCCGCGCGGGAGCGGCTTCGTCTATCGCCACTACCATCTCGATGGGCCGGAGCGGCTCGCGCGGTTTCGGACCTTTGCCCGGATCGCGCGCGCGCGGGAACACATCGTCATCCTCGCCGACAGCGCGCTCACCGCGACCGAGTGGGGGGCGGACGGCATCTACGGGGCGCCGCGCGCGCTGTGGCCTCGCCGGGCGGGCCTGCTCCACCTCGCCACCGCGCACGACCTCGGCGAGATCGGCCTCGCGAACCGGCTCGGCGCGGACGCGGTGCTGCTTTCGCCCGCCTTCCCGACCCGCTCGCACCCCGGCGCGCCTTGCCTCGGCCCGGCACGCTTCCGCCTGCTCGCGGCCCGGTCGAAAGCGCCCGTGATCGCACTCGGCGGGATGGACGCAAAGGGCGCGCAAAGGCTCGCATGGGGCCGCTGGGCGGCGATCGACGGGCTTTCGTGA